The Amblyomma americanum isolate KBUSLIRL-KWMA chromosome 6, ASM5285725v1, whole genome shotgun sequence genome has a window encoding:
- the LOC144136342 gene encoding cholinesterase-like, translating into MLPTLFALSLLCCLALAAEHSAKASTSQGPLSGNIVNFNGKSVEEYLGIPYAQPPVGNLRFRKPVPLQSWNGTYDATKAKHSCHQNLYPVIFIIPTDLSEDCLYLNVWTPRKDGALKPVVVWIHGGAFKFGSSHERWYNGVALAALNDVVVVTLNYRLGIFGFLNAGNDEAPGNMGLWDQNAALKWIQRNIKAFGGDPRLVTLFGESAGSMSVHAHMLSPHSKGLFRRGFMMSGTLALNFPVESPSVNAERGKKVAQMLGCAAGPQDDLSTVLQCLRTKDAVELHKASEEAAQNKICTFFPTSESEFLPVLPSRASPKKDYEPLDTLISVTADEGAFAAIFQPDQRLLEQDLSQLDEAAVRKSYETLANIWSLGKAIPIGKAYIEKAAPHGKQAIRKALIDFSGDIYFRCQTMAFSEKHSEGGGKLYGFVFSYRSEKYEFPEFFGVPHTSDIPYYMGTPFLDVEKYTDKDRVMSRKAMDMLVSFARTGVPKHPGGLPWPPFSKKNPVYQWIQPGNYSHVNDLSAGRCQVIKAQL; encoded by the exons ATGCTTCCCACACTGTTCGCCCTGAGCTTGCTTTGCTGCCTAGCATTGGCAGCTGAGCAcagtgccaaagcttcgacgtcTCAAGGGCCGCTGTCCGGGAACATCGTAAATTTCAACGGAAAGAGCGTAGAGGAGTACCTGGGGATCCCTTATGCTCAACCGCCTGTGGGGAACCTCCGCTTCCGCAAGCCCGTTCCCCTCCAGTCGTGGAACGGAACGTACGACGCCACAAAGGCCAAGCATTCCTGCCACCAAAACTTGTACCCCGTCATTTTCATCATACCGACGGACCTCTCGGAGGACTGCCTGTACCTCAACGTGTGGACTCCGCGCAAGGACGGAGCTCTCAAGCCCGTCGTTGTGTGGATACACGGCGGCGCCTTCAAGTTCGGGTCTTCCCACGAGCGCTGGTACAACGGCGTGGCGCTTGCTGCCCTGAACGACGTCGTCGTCGTGACCCTCAACTACAGGCTGGGAATATTCGGGTTCTTGAATGCTGGCAACGACGAGGCTCCAGGAAACATGGGACTGTGGGATCAGAACGCAGCCCTCAAGTGGATCCAGCGCAACATCAAGGCCTTCGGCGGAGACCCACGCCTGGTCACGCTATTCGGAGAGAGCGCCGGGAGCATGAGCGTTCACGCGCATATGTTGTCTCCTCACAGTAAGGGGCTCTTCAGGAGGGGCTTCATGATGAGCGGCACGCTCGCTTTGAACTTTCCCGTGGAGAGTCCGTCCGTGAACGCGGAGAGGGGCAAAAAGGTGGCGCAGATGCTCGGGTGTGCCGCTGGGCCGCAAGATGACCTGAGCACCGTGCTGCAATGTCTCCGCACCAAGGACGCAGTGGAATTGCACAAGGCATCCGAGGAAGCAGCGCAGAACAAGATTTGCACTTTCTTCCCCACATCCGAGTCAGAGTTTCTTCCGGTGCTTCCGTCTCGGGCGTCTCCCAAGAAGGACTACGAGCCCCTGGACACGCTCATCAGCGTGACTGCTGACGAAGGAGCTTTCGCGGCTATTTTTCAACCGGACCAGAGGCTGCTGGAGCAGGATCTGTCTCAACTCGACGAGGCAGCTGTCAGGAAAAGCTACGAAACCCTTGCAAACATCTGGAGCCTGGGCAAGGCTATTCCCATAGGCAAGGCGTACATCGAAAAAGCGGCCCCTCATGGTAAACAGGCCATCAGGAAAGCCCTAATTGATTTTTCTGGAGACATTTATTTCAGATGTCAGACAATGGCGTTCAGCGAGAAGCACTCTGAAGGCGGTGGGAAGCTCTACGGATTCGTCTTTAGCTATCGGTCGGAGAAGTACGAGTTCCCCGAGTTCTTCGGGGTGCCTCACACAAGTGACATTCCATACTACATGGGGACCCCATTTTTGGACGTCGAGAAATACACCGATAAGGACAGAGTCATGAGCAGGAAAGCAATGGATATGCTCGTCTCGTTTGCCAGGACGGG AGTGCCCAAGCATCCAGGTGGTCTCCCGTGGCCGCCATTCAGCAAGAAAAATCCGGTATACCAGTGGATTCAGCCCGGCAATTATTCGCATGTCAACGACTTGTCTGCAGGAAGATGTCAAGTGATCAAAGCGCAGCTATAA